A single region of the Austwickia chelonae genome encodes:
- the casA gene encoding type I-E CRISPR-associated protein Cse1/CasA, whose translation MTPTFNLVHDPWILARDEGQRCHEVSLEELFRDISRWRGLAGEMPTQQAAVLRLLLAICHRALREDLYPDEAVEQWGEWWSEGFPTAAVITYLERFRDRFELFDARAPFLQVADLHTEKGSTSGLTKLIAEIPDGEKFFTTRAGRGLDRIGPAEAARWLIHCQAYDPAGIKSGAVGDERVKGGKGYPSGTGWCGNLGMIIAEGNTLAETLLLNLVYEKPSPEGDLPVWEREDLLSSAVDRRLSDPDRETGPVELLAWQSRRLRLFTDDEGYVVDALVCYGDRAVLQNRHGDEAMVAWRRSANQEKKGDHGPVVYMPVTHQPERAVWRGLESLLAGNSSTGGPAEEASRLSPPLLRWLATVTEEEYLGRDHPIRFRAIGIEYGSQSSVISGVIDDSMHLHAGVLTSAALRSTVIDAVAATQEAVSAVRHFAGNLQQAAGGAPEGVQERAAERAWNVLDRPFREWAWGLTAEKDAAQALTTWHRNADRLLREVGAELVDASADKAWRGREVKGHVIDAPIAEGWFRSALRKALPRAYPDPTADKKLVSTVEETS comes from the coding sequence ATGACTCCGACATTCAATCTGGTGCATGACCCGTGGATCTTGGCGCGCGATGAAGGACAACGCTGTCACGAGGTCTCCTTGGAAGAGCTGTTCCGCGACATCTCGCGCTGGCGAGGCCTGGCGGGGGAGATGCCGACACAACAGGCAGCGGTCCTACGTCTTCTTCTGGCCATCTGCCATCGCGCGCTTCGGGAGGATCTTTACCCCGATGAGGCTGTCGAGCAGTGGGGCGAATGGTGGTCGGAGGGGTTTCCCACCGCCGCGGTGATCACCTACCTGGAGCGGTTCCGGGACCGCTTCGAGCTCTTCGACGCGCGGGCGCCTTTTCTTCAGGTGGCCGACCTGCATACGGAGAAGGGGAGTACGTCCGGGTTGACGAAGCTGATCGCAGAGATCCCCGACGGGGAGAAGTTCTTCACCACGCGCGCCGGTCGGGGCCTGGACCGGATCGGCCCGGCGGAGGCAGCCCGGTGGCTGATCCACTGTCAGGCCTATGATCCGGCTGGGATCAAGTCGGGGGCTGTTGGTGACGAGCGGGTGAAAGGTGGGAAAGGATACCCGTCAGGAACCGGATGGTGCGGGAACCTCGGCATGATCATCGCCGAAGGGAACACCTTGGCCGAGACCCTACTGCTGAACCTGGTGTACGAGAAACCTTCCCCGGAGGGTGATCTTCCGGTCTGGGAGCGCGAAGACCTCTTGAGCAGCGCTGTCGATCGCCGATTGTCCGACCCGGATCGCGAGACAGGCCCGGTGGAGCTCCTTGCCTGGCAGAGTCGACGGCTGCGGCTGTTCACCGACGACGAAGGGTACGTCGTCGACGCGCTGGTGTGCTACGGGGACCGAGCTGTCCTGCAGAACCGCCACGGAGACGAAGCGATGGTGGCCTGGCGGCGCAGCGCCAACCAGGAGAAGAAAGGCGATCACGGTCCGGTGGTTTACATGCCGGTCACCCACCAGCCGGAGCGTGCGGTGTGGCGCGGCCTGGAAAGCCTGCTCGCCGGTAACTCCTCGACGGGCGGGCCAGCGGAGGAAGCTTCGCGGCTGTCCCCACCTTTGCTCCGATGGTTGGCGACCGTGACCGAAGAGGAATACCTCGGCCGTGACCACCCCATCAGGTTCCGGGCCATCGGCATCGAGTACGGCTCGCAGAGCTCAGTCATCTCGGGAGTCATCGACGATTCGATGCATCTGCACGCAGGCGTTCTGACCAGCGCTGCGCTGCGCTCGACGGTGATCGATGCCGTGGCAGCCACTCAGGAAGCGGTGAGCGCTGTACGTCATTTCGCGGGCAATCTCCAACAGGCAGCAGGCGGGGCGCCTGAAGGGGTGCAGGAACGGGCCGCCGAGCGGGCCTGGAATGTGCTCGACCGTCCTTTCCGGGAGTGGGCGTGGGGGCTGACTGCGGAGAAGGACGCCGCACAAGCCTTGACCACGTGGCACCGCAACGCGGATCGACTCCTCCGAGAGGTCGGTGCGGAACTGGTCGATGCCTCAGCCGATAAAGCGTGGCGAGGACGCGAAGTCAAAGGACATGTCATTGACGCGCCGATCGCAGAGGGCTGGTTCCGGTCTGCACTGCGGAAAGCGCTTCCTCGCGCATACCCGGATCCGACAGCTGACAAGAAGCTGGTTTCTACAGTGGAGGAGACGTCATGA
- the casB gene encoding type I-E CRISPR-associated protein Cse2/CasB has protein sequence MSGADLRQDIAQYVHSKVSRLQREYARGGEQPTAYGASTMAALRRADPNMPGNEPAVWEITLGELPDSLAGSSRNDRPSQAEKAIHAALCLYAVHQQSRSDGVHRPGTRFGQAVRQLAWERGDKKELDSSVIAKFHQAGSAATERRRLAVMRTLLTLMRAERSAGIGLDYGLLACDLYDLSSPRSASRVRLSWGRDLRRRRGDVETASA, from the coding sequence ATGAGCGGCGCAGATCTTCGGCAGGACATCGCACAGTACGTGCACAGCAAGGTGTCACGTCTACAACGTGAGTATGCCCGTGGCGGCGAACAACCCACCGCGTATGGGGCATCGACGATGGCCGCGCTCCGACGTGCCGACCCGAACATGCCAGGAAATGAACCTGCCGTATGGGAGATCACCTTGGGCGAACTCCCGGACTCTCTTGCCGGCTCGTCCAGAAATGACCGACCTTCGCAGGCTGAAAAGGCCATCCACGCGGCTTTGTGTCTTTACGCCGTGCACCAACAATCACGTTCCGACGGGGTCCACCGGCCGGGTACCCGCTTCGGCCAGGCAGTGCGACAACTCGCCTGGGAACGAGGCGACAAGAAGGAACTCGACAGCTCGGTGATCGCGAAATTCCACCAAGCAGGTAGCGCGGCGACGGAGCGTCGTCGGCTCGCAGTGATGCGCACCCTGCTGACCTTGATGCGCGCCGAACGGTCCGCAGGGATCGGCCTCGACTACGGGCTCCTGGCCTGTGACCTGTACGACTTGTCCTCTCCCCGGAGCGCTTCCCGGGTCCGGCTCTCCTGGGGCCGCGATCTCCGTCGCCGCCGGGGCGACGTCGAAACCGCTTCGGCCTGA